Proteins co-encoded in one Candidatus Pelagibacter sp. RS40 genomic window:
- the rplN gene encoding 50S ribosomal protein L14, with protein sequence MIQVQTELFVADNTGAKKIECIKVLGGSKRRYASIGDTIVVAVKEAIPKGKVKKGAVHKAVVVRVKKGIHRNDGSKVRFDNNAAVLTDDKGEPIGTRIFGPVTRELRSRGQMKIISLAPEVL encoded by the coding sequence ATGATACAAGTTCAAACAGAATTATTCGTAGCTGATAATACAGGTGCAAAAAAAATTGAATGTATTAAAGTTTTAGGTGGTTCAAAAAGAAGATACGCTAGCATTGGTGATACCATTGTTGTAGCCGTTAAAGAGGCCATACCTAAAGGTAAAGTTAAAAAAGGCGCTGTTCACAAAGCAGTAGTGGTTAGAGTAAAAAAAGGCATTCATAGAAACGATGGATCAAAAGTAAGATTTGATAATAATGCTGCAGTTCTAACAGATGATAAAGGTGAACCAATTGGAACTAGAATTTTTGGTCCTGTAACAAGAGAGTTAAGAAGTAGAGGACAAATGAAAATAATATCTTTAGCTCCGGAGGTACTTTAA
- the rpsS gene encoding 30S ribosomal protein S19, producing the protein MARSVWKGPFVEESLIKKVEKVKNDPNRKPIKTWSRKSTIIPDFVGFSFLIYNGKKFIPITVSEDMVGHKFGEFAPTRQFFGHTPADKKAKVEGGAKGTGK; encoded by the coding sequence ATGGCAAGATCAGTTTGGAAAGGACCATTTGTAGAAGAAAGTTTAATTAAAAAAGTTGAAAAAGTTAAAAATGATCCAAACAGAAAACCAATTAAAACATGGTCAAGAAAATCAACAATTATACCTGATTTTGTGGGTTTTAGTTTTTTAATCTATAATGGAAAAAAATTCATCCCAATTACAGTTTCAGAGGATATGGTTGGTCACAAATTTGGTGAGTTTGCACCAACAAGACAATTTTTTGGACATACACCAGCTGATAAAAAAGCAAAAGTTGAGGGTGGCGCAAAGGGTACTGGTAAATAA
- the rpsC gene encoding 30S ribosomal protein S3, translated as MGQKVNPIGLRLGINRGWDSVWYAKKKDFGNYLIEDFKIREYIKKNVINSGVSKVMIERTSKKCFVTIYTSRPGFVIGKKGSDIEKIKGKLSNLTTNEVVLNIKEVKKPETNGYLVAENIAQQLVKRVSYRRAMKRAMQSALRLGAKGIKVSVSGRLGGNEIARTEWLRDGSIPSHTLRADIDYAEAEALTTYGIIGIKVWIYKGEIFTKEFSQERNKA; from the coding sequence ATGGGGCAAAAGGTTAATCCAATAGGCTTAAGACTAGGTATAAACAGGGGATGGGACTCTGTTTGGTATGCTAAGAAAAAAGATTTTGGTAACTATTTAATTGAAGACTTTAAAATCAGAGAATACATAAAAAAAAATGTAATTAACTCTGGTGTCTCTAAAGTTATGATTGAGAGAACTTCAAAGAAATGTTTTGTTACAATATATACTTCAAGACCTGGATTTGTGATCGGTAAAAAAGGAAGTGATATAGAAAAAATTAAAGGAAAGCTTTCAAATCTTACAACGAATGAAGTTGTCCTAAACATCAAAGAGGTAAAAAAACCTGAGACAAATGGTTATTTAGTTGCGGAAAATATTGCTCAACAATTAGTAAAAAGAGTTTCATATCGTAGAGCAATGAAAAGAGCTATGCAATCAGCTTTAAGATTGGGTGCTAAAGGAATTAAGGTTTCTGTTAGTGGAAGACTTGGTGGAAATGAGATTGCAAGAACAGAGTGGCTAAGGGATGGTAGTATTCCATCGCATACTTTAAGAGCTGATATTGATTACGCTGAAGCAGAAGCATTGACTACATATGGAATAATTGGAATTAAGGTCTGGATTTATAAAGGTGAAATATTCACAAAAGAATTTAGTCAGGAGAGGAATAAAGCTTAA
- the rpsH gene encoding 30S ribosomal protein S8: protein MSLSDPIGDMLARIKNSQMRNHKKVQLPSSKFKVKIAEVLKSEGYIIDYKVTEKDKKPNLEINLKYNSGNPVISTIERVSKPGRRIFSSAESLPKINNGLGIAIVSTPKGVMTDIDARKQKIGGEIICKVF, encoded by the coding sequence ATGAGTTTAAGTGATCCAATAGGAGATATGTTGGCGAGAATTAAAAATTCTCAAATGAGAAATCATAAAAAAGTACAACTTCCATCATCAAAATTTAAAGTGAAAATAGCAGAAGTTTTAAAATCTGAGGGTTATATAATTGATTACAAAGTTACTGAGAAGGATAAAAAACCTAATTTAGAAATAAACCTAAAATATAATTCAGGAAACCCAGTTATAAGTACAATAGAAAGAGTATCAAAGCCAGGTAGAAGGATATTTTCAAGTGCAGAAAGTCTTCCAAAAATAAATAATGGTCTTGGTATAGCAATAGTCTCTACTCCAAAAGGTGTTATGACTGATATAGATGCAAGAAAGCAAAAAATTGGTGGAGAAATAATTTGTAAGGTATTTTAA
- the rpsG gene encoding 30S ribosomal protein S7: protein MSRKRKAPKKIPVLDPKYKSVIIPKLINSIMYDGKKTVAEKIVYDAIDKIKSKSKDEPITVFNDAINNVRPTVEVRSRRVGGATYQVPVEVKAKRSQALALRWIIDASRKRKDKNMSDKLFNEIFDAYQNRGSAIKKKEDTHKMAESNKAFAHFRW from the coding sequence ATGTCTAGAAAGAGAAAAGCTCCTAAAAAAATTCCTGTTTTAGATCCTAAATATAAATCTGTAATTATTCCAAAATTAATAAATTCAATCATGTATGATGGAAAAAAAACTGTAGCAGAAAAAATTGTTTACGATGCAATTGATAAAATTAAATCAAAATCTAAAGATGAACCAATCACTGTTTTTAACGACGCTATAAATAATGTTAGACCAACTGTTGAAGTTAGATCAAGAAGAGTAGGTGGTGCCACATATCAAGTTCCTGTTGAAGTAAAAGCAAAAAGATCTCAAGCTTTAGCTTTAAGATGGATTATTGATGCATCAAGAAAAAGAAAAGATAAAAATATGTCTGATAAATTGTTTAATGAGATTTTTGATGCATATCAAAACAGAGGATCAGCAATAAAAAAGAAAGAGGACACTCACAAAATGGCGGAGTCTAACAAAGCATTCGCACATTTTAGGTGGTAA
- the rpsJ gene encoding 30S ribosomal protein S10 encodes MEKQNIRIKLRAYDNKVLDQSTEEIVNTVKRTGANIKGPIPLPTKIERYTVLRSPHIDKKSREQFETRTHKRLIDIIEPTPATVEALMKLDLASGVDVEIKI; translated from the coding sequence ATGGAAAAACAGAATATTAGAATTAAACTTAGAGCTTACGATAATAAAGTTTTAGATCAATCTACTGAAGAAATTGTAAATACTGTAAAAAGAACAGGTGCAAATATAAAAGGACCTATACCTCTTCCAACAAAAATTGAACGCTATACCGTGTTAAGATCGCCACATATTGATAAAAAAAGTAGAGAACAATTTGAGACCAGAACTCACAAAAGATTAATTGATATTATTGAACCAACACCTGCGACTGTAGAGGCTTTGATGAAATTAGACTTAGCATCAGGTGTAGATGTGGAGATAAAAATTTAA
- the fusA gene encoding elongation factor G — protein MARTHTLDKYRNIGIMAHIDAGKTTTTERILYYTGKSHKIGEVHDGAATMDWMEQEQERGITITSAATTCFWREHRINIIDTPGHVDFTIEVERSLKVLDGAVAVFDGVAGVEPQSETVWRQADKYKVPRICFVNKLDRTGADFFRCVGMIKDRLGAKPLVMQVPIGIEASLKGVVDLIKMKAIVWKNEDLGAEWEEQDIPEDLKEICDKYRQELVETAVEQDEKLMEAYLGGEEISQEDLIKCVRKGCLNFDFVPVLTGSAFKNKGVQPLLDAVVDYLPSPKDIGSITGTKQGSDDEMEMKFEDSAPFSALAFKVANDPFVGSLTFIRIYSGTVKSGTGIYNTSKDKEERVGRMLLMHANSREDIKEANAGDIVALAGLKNTITGHTLANKDTPVLLEPMEFPDPVIEIAVEPKTKADQEKMGEALGRLAKEDPSFRVTSDEESGQTIIKGMGELHLDIIVDRMKREFKVEANVGAPQVAYRETILSAAEFDYTHKKQSGGAGQFARVKLSVEPLEPGKGREVESKIKGGAIPKEFIPGVEKGVETVADGGILAGFPLIDYKVTILDGLHHDVDSSVLAFELASRQCFKEACTRGTLKLLEPIMRVEVVTPEDYMGDVIGDLNSRRGQINTQEQRGNATVITAMVPLANMFGYINNLRSMSQGRAQYTMFFDHYDKVPQNVQDEVTKKTG, from the coding sequence ATGGCAAGAACTCACACATTAGACAAATATAGAAACATAGGCATCATGGCTCACATAGATGCAGGCAAAACCACAACAACTGAAAGAATTTTATATTACACAGGAAAAAGTCATAAAATAGGTGAGGTTCATGACGGAGCTGCAACAATGGACTGGATGGAACAAGAGCAAGAAAGAGGCATAACAATAACGTCTGCTGCAACGACTTGTTTTTGGAGAGAACATAGAATTAATATTATCGATACACCTGGTCACGTAGATTTTACAATTGAAGTAGAAAGATCATTAAAAGTTTTAGATGGCGCTGTTGCTGTTTTTGATGGTGTAGCTGGAGTAGAGCCTCAATCTGAAACAGTATGGAGACAAGCTGATAAATACAAAGTACCAAGAATTTGTTTTGTAAATAAATTAGATAGAACTGGTGCTGATTTTTTTAGATGTGTTGGAATGATAAAAGATAGATTAGGCGCCAAACCTCTCGTAATGCAGGTTCCAATTGGTATAGAAGCATCTTTAAAAGGTGTTGTTGACCTGATTAAAATGAAAGCTATCGTTTGGAAAAATGAAGATTTAGGTGCGGAGTGGGAAGAACAAGATATTCCAGAAGATTTAAAAGAAATTTGCGACAAGTATAGACAAGAACTAGTTGAAACTGCAGTAGAACAGGATGAAAAACTAATGGAAGCTTATCTAGGTGGTGAGGAAATTAGCCAAGAGGATCTAATAAAATGTGTTAGAAAAGGATGTTTAAATTTTGATTTTGTTCCAGTTCTTACTGGTTCTGCATTTAAAAATAAAGGTGTTCAACCACTTTTAGATGCTGTTGTTGATTACTTACCAAGCCCTAAAGATATAGGCTCTATAACTGGTACAAAACAAGGATCTGATGACGAAATGGAAATGAAATTTGAAGATAGTGCACCTTTTTCAGCACTAGCGTTTAAAGTTGCAAATGATCCATTTGTGGGAAGTTTAACATTTATTAGAATTTATTCTGGGACAGTTAAGTCTGGAACAGGGATCTATAATACATCAAAAGATAAAGAGGAAAGAGTCGGTCGAATGCTACTAATGCACGCTAATTCCAGAGAAGATATTAAAGAGGCAAACGCTGGAGATATAGTTGCTTTAGCTGGACTAAAAAATACTATTACTGGCCATACTTTAGCGAATAAAGACACTCCAGTATTGTTAGAGCCAATGGAATTTCCTGATCCGGTAATTGAAATAGCAGTTGAACCAAAAACTAAAGCTGACCAAGAAAAAATGGGTGAAGCTTTGGGCAGACTAGCGAAAGAAGATCCATCTTTTAGAGTTACATCTGATGAAGAGTCGGGACAGACCATCATTAAAGGTATGGGAGAATTACACCTAGACATAATTGTAGATAGAATGAAAAGAGAATTTAAAGTGGAGGCAAATGTTGGAGCTCCACAAGTTGCATACAGAGAAACTATATTAAGTGCAGCAGAATTTGATTATACACACAAAAAACAAAGTGGTGGAGCAGGTCAATTTGCTAGAGTTAAATTATCTGTAGAGCCTCTTGAACCAGGAAAAGGAAGAGAAGTAGAAAGTAAAATAAAAGGTGGAGCAATTCCAAAAGAATTTATACCTGGCGTAGAAAAAGGTGTAGAGACTGTTGCAGATGGTGGAATATTAGCTGGATTTCCACTGATAGATTATAAAGTTACAATTTTAGATGGACTACATCACGATGTTGACTCAAGTGTTCTTGCATTCGAATTAGCTTCTAGACAGTGTTTTAAAGAAGCATGCACTAGAGGTACTTTAAAATTACTTGAACCTATAATGAGAGTTGAGGTTGTTACTCCAGAAGATTACATGGGTGATGTAATTGGTGATTTAAATAGTAGAAGAGGGCAAATAAATACACAAGAGCAAAGAGGTAATGCAACTGTCATTACAGCAATGGTACCATTAGCTAACATGTTTGGTTATATAAATAATTTAAGATCAATGTCACAAGGTAGAGCTCAATACACAATGTTTTTTGATCATTACGACAAGGTTCCACAAAATGTTCAAGACGAAGTAACAAAGAAAACAGGTTAA
- the rplB gene encoding 50S ribosomal protein L2, whose translation MALKTFKPYTKSTRGTVLVSREGLWKGKPYKPLTSANNASKGRNNYGRITSRNHGGGHKHKYRKIDFYRKKFDMSAEIERIEYDPNRSCHIMLVKFEDGERAYYLAPQDVKIGDKIQNGPNSEIKVGNCLSLQDIPVGINIHNVELQPGAGGKIARAAGSSVTISGIDGNYTIIKMSSGEVRRIDSRSLATIGVLSNPDQKNIKIGKAGRSRWLGRRPHTRGVVKNPVDHPHGGGEGKTAGGRHPVSPTGQSAKGLKTRDNKRTDKFIIRRRKKKRA comes from the coding sequence ATGGCCTTAAAAACATTTAAACCATACACAAAATCAACAAGAGGCACTGTATTAGTAAGCAGAGAAGGCCTATGGAAGGGTAAACCTTATAAACCACTTACTTCTGCAAATAATGCTTCAAAAGGAAGAAATAACTATGGAAGAATTACCTCTAGAAACCATGGAGGTGGTCACAAACATAAATACAGAAAGATTGATTTTTATAGAAAAAAATTCGATATGTCAGCAGAAATAGAGAGGATTGAATATGATCCAAATAGATCATGTCATATCATGTTGGTAAAATTCGAAGATGGAGAGAGAGCATATTATTTAGCACCCCAAGATGTTAAGATTGGAGATAAAATACAAAATGGTCCTAATTCTGAGATAAAAGTTGGTAACTGTTTATCTCTTCAGGATATCCCAGTAGGAATAAATATACATAATGTAGAATTACAGCCAGGAGCAGGTGGCAAAATTGCAAGAGCCGCAGGTTCATCTGTTACTATTTCAGGAATTGATGGAAATTATACAATAATAAAAATGAGTTCTGGTGAAGTAAGAAGAATAGACTCAAGATCTTTAGCAACAATTGGTGTTTTATCAAATCCAGATCAGAAAAATATTAAAATAGGAAAAGCAGGTAGATCTAGATGGTTAGGAAGAAGACCTCATACAAGAGGTGTTGTCAAAAATCCAGTTGATCACCCTCATGGTGGTGGTGAAGGAAAAACAGCTGGTGGTAGACATCCAGTTTCACCTACAGGACAATCTGCTAAAGGCCTTAAAACGAGAGATAATAAGAGAACAGATAAATTTATAATAAGAAGAAGAAAGAAGAAGAGAGCATAA
- the rpmC gene encoding 50S ribosomal protein L29 encodes MKQKDIKKLTKEQALKDLEKLKKDLFNFRFQKVNGQVKSPAKINETKKTIARLKTLLEGKNA; translated from the coding sequence ATGAAGCAAAAGGACATAAAAAAATTAACTAAAGAACAAGCGCTTAAAGACTTAGAGAAATTAAAAAAAGATCTATTTAATTTTAGATTTCAAAAAGTAAATGGACAAGTCAAGAGCCCAGCTAAAATTAATGAAACAAAAAAAACCATAGCACGTTTAAAAACATTATTAGAAGGAAAAAATGCCTAA
- the rplE gene encoding 50S ribosomal protein L5, translated as MQPRLKDLIVKEIQPNLKEKFGYKNLYMGPQISKVVINMGLGLDGNDAKILKSCEEDLANITGQKPVTTKFKKSIANFKTRKNTNAGLKVTLRKNKMYEFIDRLVNIALPRIKDFRGLNPNGFDKFGNYSFGIKEHIVFPEVNFDKVDKIRGLDITITIKNQDKEHSFELLKQLNFPFFQKRSN; from the coding sequence ATGCAACCTAGATTAAAAGACTTAATTGTTAAAGAAATACAACCAAACTTAAAAGAAAAATTTGGTTACAAGAATTTGTATATGGGGCCACAAATTTCAAAAGTAGTTATAAATATGGGTCTAGGTCTAGACGGTAACGATGCCAAAATTTTGAAATCATGTGAAGAGGATTTAGCAAACATAACAGGACAAAAACCAGTCACAACAAAATTTAAAAAATCAATTGCAAATTTTAAAACTAGAAAAAATACAAATGCAGGACTGAAGGTCACTTTAAGAAAAAATAAGATGTACGAGTTTATTGACAGACTAGTAAATATTGCATTACCTAGAATTAAAGACTTTAGAGGATTAAACCCAAATGGATTTGATAAATTTGGTAATTATTCTTTTGGAATAAAAGAACATATTGTTTTTCCAGAGGTGAACTTTGATAAAGTTGATAAAATTAGAGGCTTAGATATTACAATAACGATTAAAAACCAAGATAAGGAACATAGTTTTGAGTTGTTAAAACAGCTAAATTTTCCATTTTTTCAAAAGAGGAGCAATTAA
- the rpsL gene encoding 30S ribosomal protein S12, whose protein sequence is MPTINQLLRKSRTRPLARNKVPALQKQPLKRGVCVKVYTTTPKKPNSALRKVARVRLSNGFEVTAYIPGEGHNLQEHSVVLIRGGRVKDLPGVRYHILRGNLDTQGVANRKQRRSLYGTKKGK, encoded by the coding sequence ATGCCAACAATAAACCAGTTGTTAAGAAAAAGTAGAACACGACCTTTAGCAAGGAACAAAGTTCCAGCTTTACAAAAACAACCTTTAAAAAGAGGTGTGTGTGTTAAAGTTTACACAACAACTCCAAAAAAACCAAATTCAGCATTAAGAAAAGTTGCAAGAGTCAGGCTTTCAAATGGCTTTGAAGTTACAGCATATATCCCAGGCGAAGGACATAATCTTCAAGAACACTCAGTTGTTCTAATCAGAGGAGGAAGAGTAAAAGATTTACCAGGTGTGAGATACCATATTCTAAGAGGTAATCTTGATACGCAAGGTGTGGCAAACAGAAAACAAAGAAGATCACTTTACGGAACCAAAAAAGGAAAATAA
- the rplC gene encoding 50S ribosomal protein L3 has protein sequence MSEIALVGKKIGMTREFYKTGQSVPVTVLKMETGRVIQVIEQDKRGYKAVQIGFGKIKNNKLSKAMKGYFAKKNTEPKKLLKEFKVNSTENYKEGNEFGLEIFNDIKFVDVKSKTIGKGFAGAMKRHNFGGLRASHGVSISHRSHGSTGQRQDPGKVFKGKKMAGHMGDKIRTMQNIEIIKSDKDNNLLYLKGSIPGAKNAEVVIKKAVKNLRKLTMSEKIEQIEKMKKSADKKKK, from the coding sequence ATGTCCGAGATAGCACTAGTTGGAAAAAAAATTGGAATGACAAGAGAGTTTTATAAAACTGGTCAATCAGTTCCTGTAACAGTTCTTAAAATGGAAACTGGGAGAGTGATACAGGTAATTGAACAAGATAAGAGAGGATATAAAGCAGTTCAAATTGGCTTTGGTAAAATTAAAAATAATAAATTATCAAAAGCTATGAAAGGTTATTTTGCAAAAAAGAATACTGAACCAAAAAAATTACTAAAAGAGTTCAAAGTAAATTCAACAGAGAATTATAAAGAGGGTAACGAATTTGGTCTTGAGATATTTAACGATATTAAATTTGTTGATGTTAAATCAAAAACAATAGGAAAAGGTTTTGCTGGAGCTATGAAAAGGCACAATTTTGGAGGCTTAAGAGCATCACATGGTGTATCAATTTCTCACCGTTCACACGGATCGACAGGTCAAAGACAAGATCCAGGAAAAGTTTTTAAAGGAAAAAAAATGGCTGGTCACATGGGTGATAAAATCAGAACAATGCAAAATATTGAAATAATTAAATCAGATAAAGACAATAACTTATTGTATTTAAAAGGTTCTATACCTGGCGCAAAAAATGCTGAGGTAGTCATTAAAAAGGCTGTTAAAAATTTAAGAAAACTAACAATGTCAGAAAAAATAGAACAGATTGAAAAAATGAAAAAATCTGCAGACAAAAAGAAGAAATAA
- the rplP gene encoding 50S ribosomal protein L16, which translates to MLQPTRTKFRKAHKGRIHGNASRCNVMNYGSFGLKAIQPERVISKQIEAARVALTRHMKRQGRVWTRMFPNIPVSKKPTEVRMGKGKGSPEFWACRVKPGRILFEVDGVSEQIAKEALYKASAKLPIKCKFIKRI; encoded by the coding sequence ATGTTGCAACCAACTAGAACAAAATTCAGAAAAGCTCATAAAGGAAGAATACATGGTAATGCGTCCAGATGTAATGTAATGAATTATGGATCATTCGGACTTAAAGCTATACAGCCTGAAAGAGTGATTTCAAAGCAAATAGAGGCAGCGAGAGTTGCTTTAACAAGACATATGAAAAGACAAGGAAGAGTTTGGACTAGAATGTTTCCTAATATACCGGTATCAAAAAAACCTACTGAAGTGAGAATGGGAAAAGGTAAAGGTTCTCCAGAGTTTTGGGCGTGTAGAGTTAAACCAGGAAGAATTTTGTTTGAAGTTGATGGTGTATCTGAGCAAATAGCAAAAGAGGCATTATACAAAGCTTCTGCAAAACTCCCTATTAAATGTAAATTTATTAAAAGAATATAA
- the rplX gene encoding 50S ribosomal protein L24, with amino-acid sequence MIKKGTKVKVLVGKDKNKDGEVMEIDRSNNRAKVKGINMVKKHVKTTKEKKGGIVSKENFIHLSNLSILDNKKSKKIEAKK; translated from the coding sequence ATGATCAAAAAAGGAACTAAAGTAAAAGTATTAGTGGGCAAAGATAAAAATAAAGATGGTGAAGTAATGGAAATAGACCGTTCTAATAATCGTGCAAAGGTAAAAGGGATTAATATGGTCAAGAAACATGTAAAAACAACAAAAGAAAAAAAAGGTGGAATTGTTTCAAAGGAAAATTTTATACATCTTTCAAATTTATCCATACTTGATAATAAAAAATCAAAAAAAATTGAGGCTAAGAAGTAA
- the rpsN gene encoding 30S ribosomal protein S14 yields MAKMSAVNKNNKRIKLSDKLFKKRQMLKKIIMDKKLPLEERFKAQQKLSKLPRNSAKTRVRNRCQITGRPHGVYRKLKISRIALRQLGLEGKIPGMVKSSW; encoded by the coding sequence ATGGCTAAAATGAGTGCAGTAAATAAGAATAATAAACGAATTAAATTATCAGACAAATTATTTAAGAAAAGGCAAATGCTTAAAAAAATAATTATGGATAAAAAATTACCTCTAGAAGAAAGATTTAAAGCACAGCAAAAATTATCAAAATTGCCACGAAATTCTGCAAAAACGAGAGTAAGGAATAGATGTCAAATTACAGGCAGACCGCATGGTGTTTATAGAAAATTAAAAATATCAAGAATAGCTCTTAGACAATTAGGTTTAGAGGGGAAAATTCCTGGTATGGTAAAGTCAAGTTGGTAG
- the rpsQ gene encoding 30S ribosomal protein S17, which produces MPKKILNGIVVSDKPNKTITVMVERKYQHPVLKKVIKARKKYSVHDEENKFKNGDKVSIRECKPYSKSKKFEVIGDVK; this is translated from the coding sequence ATGCCTAAAAAAATACTAAACGGAATAGTTGTTAGCGATAAACCAAATAAAACAATTACTGTGATGGTTGAAAGAAAGTATCAACATCCTGTTTTAAAAAAGGTAATTAAGGCAAGAAAAAAATACAGTGTACATGACGAGGAAAACAAATTTAAAAATGGAGATAAAGTATCAATAAGAGAGTGCAAACCATATTCGAAGTCAAAAAAATTTGAAGTTATAGGAGACGTTAAATGA
- the rplV gene encoding 50S ribosomal protein L22 encodes MSKKDKKIDIKTVKSVNKNVRSSVRKLKPILKSIVGKKVDVAMRDLTFSEKRISKDVKKTISSAVANAENNYQYDIDNLIVKEAYCGKQIIMKRFRARAKGRAAEIMKPYSNVTIILTEQTKQTERDGAKG; translated from the coding sequence ATGAGTAAAAAAGATAAAAAAATTGATATCAAAACAGTTAAATCTGTAAATAAAAACGTGAGATCAAGTGTAAGAAAACTTAAACCAATATTAAAATCTATAGTTGGTAAAAAGGTAGACGTAGCTATGAGAGATCTTACTTTTTCTGAAAAAAGAATTTCTAAAGATGTCAAAAAAACCATTTCATCTGCAGTTGCAAATGCGGAAAACAATTATCAATATGATATTGATAATTTAATCGTAAAGGAAGCATATTGTGGAAAACAAATAATAATGAAACGTTTTAGAGCAAGAGCAAAAGGAAGAGCTGCTGAAATTATGAAACCTTATTCAAATGTGACAATTATTTTAACTGAACAAACAAAACAAACGGAGAGAGATGGGGCAAAAGGTTAA
- the rplD gene encoding 50S ribosomal protein L4, whose translation MKIDKLNLDGKKVSIEVLDKIFSAKINKQLVSNVLYKTNANYKGRKAKTKQKNEIIGSTAKIYSQKGTGNARHASKKAPIFVGGGVAHGPKGESNYKIRKLNKSEKKLSIASIITEKNKSNNLLVFNDFNEKIQKTKDVNKILMKFDAKNSILIVDKKSKENIEKATRNIPNVKITDIGHFSAFDLVKYKKIIFTESSVKELEKRYQ comes from the coding sequence ATGAAAATAGATAAATTAAACCTAGATGGAAAGAAAGTTTCAATAGAAGTTTTGGATAAAATATTTTCTGCTAAAATTAATAAGCAACTTGTAAGCAATGTATTGTATAAAACCAATGCAAATTACAAAGGGAGAAAAGCTAAAACAAAACAAAAAAATGAAATTATTGGATCTACAGCAAAGATATATTCCCAAAAAGGCACTGGAAATGCGAGACATGCTAGTAAAAAAGCACCTATATTTGTTGGAGGAGGTGTTGCACATGGTCCAAAAGGTGAAAGCAACTATAAGATTAGAAAATTAAATAAAAGTGAAAAAAAATTAAGCATTGCCTCAATAATCACTGAAAAAAATAAGAGTAATAATCTTTTAGTATTTAATGATTTTAATGAAAAAATTCAAAAAACAAAAGATGTAAATAAAATTTTAATGAAGTTTGATGCAAAAAATTCAATTCTGATCGTAGATAAAAAATCAAAAGAGAATATTGAAAAAGCTACAAGAAATATTCCAAATGTAAAGATTACAGACATTGGACACTTTAGTGCATTTGATCTTGTAAAATATAAAAAAATAATTTTTACAGAAAGCTCAGTTAAAGAATTAGAAAAAAGGTATCAATAA
- the rplW gene encoding 50S ribosomal protein L23, producing the protein MNKVHLYDKILAPIVTEKSTNLSEQNKIIFKVPSKANKKNLKSNIEKIFKVNVTKINIINKKTRTKVTRGKKVKVRGFKKAIITLKKGQNIDLTTGI; encoded by the coding sequence ATGAATAAAGTTCATCTTTACGATAAAATTTTGGCTCCAATTGTAACTGAAAAATCAACAAATCTTTCAGAGCAAAATAAAATAATTTTTAAAGTTCCATCTAAGGCAAACAAAAAAAACCTTAAATCAAATATTGAAAAAATTTTTAAAGTAAACGTAACTAAAATTAATATTATAAATAAAAAAACTAGAACTAAAGTTACTCGAGGAAAAAAAGTAAAAGTAAGAGGATTTAAAAAAGCAATTATAACACTTAAAAAAGGTCAAAACATTGACCTAACAACAGGAATTTAA